A genomic segment from Gavia stellata isolate bGavSte3 chromosome 4, bGavSte3.hap2, whole genome shotgun sequence encodes:
- the GNPTAB gene encoding N-acetylglucosamine-1-phosphotransferase subunits alpha/beta, translated as MLLKLLQRQTYTCLSHRYGPCLCLGGLVLLIVSALQFGEVVLEWSRDQYHVMFDSYRDNVAGKSFQNRLCLPMPIDVVYTWVNGTDVELIKELQQVREQMEEEQKIMREILGKNATEPTKKSEKQLECLLTHCVKVPMLVLDPALPTNITLKDLLSIHPALQAANNMFFVAKPKNPSTNVTVIVFDSPKDVEAAHSGMLKDNSKQIVWRGYLTTDKEVPGLVLMQDLAFLSGFPATFKETNQLRTKLPESLASKVKLLQLYSEASVALLQLNNPKGFQELNKQAKKNMTIDGKELMLNPAYLLWDLSSVSQSKQDEDISASRFEDNEELRYSLRSIERHAPWVRHIFIVTNGQIPSWLNLDNPRITIVTHQEIFQNVSHLPTFSSPAIESHIHRISGLSQKFIYLNDDVMFGKDVWPDDFYSHSKGQKVYLTWPVPNCAEGCPGSWIKDGYCDKACNNSACDWDGGDCIGNSGGSRYVAGGGAVGGIGNGPPWQFGAGISGVSYCNQGCANSWLADKFCDQACNVLACGFDAGDCGQDHFEEMYKVTLQLNQTYYIIPKGECLPYFSFSEIAKKGIEGSYSDNPIIRHASVANKWKTIHLIMHSGMNATVIYFNLTFLNKNDEEFKMQVAVEADTREEPKPNTTSMQKSNSDFKTVTSIPEAEMIFEDIPEEKRFPRVRRHRNGTKESLHEEVIIPSVNVSLLPEDVQLALQNLDLKLLNGDITQKGFNLSKAALLRPFQFLTTVKSIIGLEKKGVHNLSEDQKNRTSWQKPYKDVNDGKIKIKANEEVPSRVTGTKGTVVTMNTNKPIYKVKPKSTLPAQSMRNKNETREKVLNALILRETQKSKHTGNLDTGEDAQGMEEGKGHVQVDINVREGLVGRKLQSYAGSYQGFLPWEKKKYFQDLLDEEESLLKQMSYFTDGKHFGRQLKDTFADSLRYVNKLLNSKFGFTSRKVPAHMPHMIDRTVMQELQDMFPEEFDKTSFHKVRHSEDMQFAFSYFYYLMSAVQPLNISQIFDKVDTDQSGILSDREIRTLATRIHELPLSLQDLTGLEQMLINCSKALPANITQIHVIPPTQEAYYDPNLPPVTKNLVTNCKAVTDRIRKAYKDKNKYRFEIMGEEEIAFKMIRTNVSHVVGQLDDIRKNPRKFVCLNDNIDHNHKDAQTVKAVLRDFYESMFPIPSQFELPREYRNRFLHMHELQEWRAYRDKLKFWTHCVLVTLIVFTVISFFAEQLIALKRKIFPRRRIQKEVGHERIKV; from the exons GGAAATCCTTGGAAAGAATGCAACAGAACCAACAAAGAAGAG TGAGAAGCAACTGGAGTGTTTGCTGACACACTGTGTCAAAGTGCCAATGCTTGTCCTGGATCCTGCGCTGCCTACCAACATCACACTGAAAGACCTCCTGTCCATTCATCCTGCTTTACAAGCTGCTAATAATATGTTCTTtgtagcaaaaccaaaaaatccttCTACCAACGTGACAGTAATTGTTTTTGATAGCCCTAAGGATG TTGAAGCTGCCCATTCTGGAATGTTAAAAGACAACAGCAAACAGATAGTATGGAGGGGTTATTTG aCTACAGACAAAGAAGTTCCAGGTCTAGTATTAATGCAAGACTTGGCCTTTCTTAGTGGATTTCCAGCTACATTCAAAGAAACGAATCAGCTACGAACAAAACTACCAGAGAGCCTGGCCTCTAAAGTAAAACTG TTGCAGCTCTATTCAGAAGCCAGTGTGGCTCTCTTGCAACTGAATAACCCTAAGGGTTTCCAAGAACTGAACAAGCAAGCCAAGAAGAATATGACTATAGATGGAAAAGAACTGATGCTTAATCCTGCTTATTTACTATGGGACCTCAGCTCTGTCAGTCAG tctAAACAGGATGAAGATATTTCTGCCAGCCGTTTTGAAGATAATGAAGAGCTGAGATACTCATTACGATCAATAGAGAGGCATGCCCCTTGGGTACGACATATTTTCATCGTCACTAATGGGCAGATTCCTTCCTGGCTTAATCTGGATAATCCTCGGATAACCATAGTGACACATCAG gaaatatttcagaatgtGAGTCACTTGCCTACCTTCAGTTCACCAGCTATTGAAAGTCACATTCATCGTATCAGTGGCCTCTCTCAGAAGTTTATTTATCTCAATGATGATGTTATGTTTGGGAAGGATGTTTGGCCTGATGATTTTTACAGTCACTCTAAAGGTCAAAAG GTTTACTTGACTTGGCCTGTGCCAAACTGTGCTGAGGGATGTCCTGGCTCATGGATTAAAGATGGTTACTGTGATAAAGCCTGTAATAACTCAGCATGTGATTGGGATGGAGGTGATTGCATTG GTAACAGTGGGGGTAGTCGCTATGTTGCTGGTGGAGGTGCAGTTGGAGGTATCGGGAATGGACCACCATGGCAATTTGGTGCAGGAATAAGTGGTGTTTCATACTGTAACCAAGGCTGTGCTAATTCCTGGCTAGCAGACAAATTCTGTGATCAGGCCTGCAATGTCCTCGCCTGTGGATTTGATGCTGGTGACTGTGGCCAGG atcaCTTTGAAGAGATGTACAAGGTGACGCTTCAGCTTAATCAGACCTACTACATTATTCCCAAAGGTGAATGTCTGCCCTACTTCAGCTTCAGTGAAATAGCCAAGAAAGGAATTGAGGGTTCATATAGTGATAATCCAATTATCCGACATGCTTCAGTTGCTAACAAATGGAAGACTATCCACCTCATAATGCATAGCGGCATGAATGCAACTGTGATCTATTTTAACCTTAcgtttctaaataaaaatgatgaAGAGTTTAAAATGCAGGTAGCTGTTGAAGCTGATACTAGAGAGGAACCAAAACCGAACACAACTTCCATGCAAAAATCCAACTCCgattttaaaactgtaacttCAATACCAGAAGCTGAAATGATATTTGAGGATATTCCTGAAGAAAAACGTTTTCCAAGAGTCAGGAGACATCGAAATGGCACAAAAGAGAGTCTACATGAAGAGGTGATAATACCATCAGTAAATGTGTCTCTCCTTCCTGAAGATGTTCAGCTAGCACTGCAGAACCTGGACTTAAAACTACTAAATGGTGATATAACTCAGAAAGGATTTAACCTATCCAAGGCTGCTCTGCTGAGACCTTTCCAGTTCTTAACTACAGTAAAGAGTATTATAGGACTGGAAAAGAAGGGTGTGCATAATCTTTCAGAAGATCAGAAGAACCGTACCAGCTGGCAGAAGCCTTATAAAGATGTAAACgatggcaaaataaaaataaaagcaaatgaagaagtTCCTTCAAGGGTTACAGGAACAAAGGGGACTGTTGTAACAATGAACACAAATAAACCTATTTATAAAGTAAAGCCTAAATCCACACTTCCAGCCCAGagcatgagaaataaaaatgaaactcgAGAAAAAGTACTGAATGCACTCATATTAAGGGAAACCCAGAAATCAAAACATACTGGGAATTTAGATACTGGAGAAGATGCACAGGGAATGGAAGAGGGAAAAGGGCATGTGCAGGTGGATATAAATGTAAGGGAGGGGCTAGTGGGAAGAAAATTACAGTCTTACGCTGGAAGTTACCAAGGCTTTTTGCcatgggagaaaaagaagtatttccaGGACCTTCTTGAT GAAGAAGAGTCATTACTCAAACAAATGTCATACTTTACTGATGGTAAACATTTTGGAAGGCAGCTGAAAGATACATTTGCTGATTCCCTTCGATATGTAAATAAgcttttaaacagcaaatttgGATTTACATCTCGGAAAGTCCCTGCTCATATGCCTCACATGATTGACCGCACTGTTATGCAAGAGCTACAGGATAT GTTTCCTGAGGAGTTTGACAAGACATCATTTCACAAAGTGCGGCACTCCGAAGATATGCAGTttgctttttcatatttctaCTATCTTATGAGTGCAGTCCAGCCACTGAACATTTCTCAGATCTTCGACAAGGTTGATACGGACCAGTCAGGCATTTTGTCTGACCGAGAGATTCGCACGTTGGCCACGAGAATCCATGAACTACCATTAAGTTTGCAG GATTTAACGGGTCTAGAACAAATGCTAATAAATTGCTCTAAAGCTCTTCCTGCCAACATCACTCAGATCCATGTCATTCCACCAACCCAGGAAGCATATTATGATCCCAATCTG CCTCCAGTAACAAAAAACCTAGTGACTAATTGCAAAGCTGTGACTGACAGAATTCGTAAGGCATACAAGGACAAAAACAAATACAG GTTTGAAATcatgggagaagaggaaattgCCTTCAAAATGATTCGCACAAATGTTTCTCATGTAGTTGGTCAGCTGGATGACATACGAAAAAATCCCAG AAAATTTGTTTGCTTAAATGACAATATTGATCACAATCATAAGGATGCTCAGACAGTGAAAGCAGTGCTTAGGGATTTTTATGAATCAATGTTTCCCATACCTTCCCAATTTGAACTGCCAAGAGAATATCGGAATCGTTTCCTTCACATGCATGAACTCCAAGAATG GAGGGCATATAGAGACAAGCTCAAATTCTGGACCCATTGTGTTCTAGTAACGCTTATTGTATTTACAGTAATATCATTTTTTGCTGAACAG cTAATTGCacttaaaagaaagatttttccaaGGAGAAGGATCCAAAAGGAAGTTGGTCATGAACGAATCAAAGTGTAG